The following proteins are co-located in the Macadamia integrifolia cultivar HAES 741 chromosome 3, SCU_Mint_v3, whole genome shotgun sequence genome:
- the LOC122072913 gene encoding interferon-related developmental regulator 1: MGKRSSRGKNASMFDSDDDGTGSSSSNAVSELTVSENEDLESNADAGGNKVLDECVDALHEKRGSTREKALSMIVDAFTNKLQYQFVEKNCVTLLHPCINSIKKGSSKETSLASHAIGLLSLTVGCGDSAAEILEESIPTLSQALKSGLESTKISSVLDCLAIVTFVGGNDPDVTERSMQIMWQIIHPKLGPNVSASKATPAVLTAAISAWSFLLTTVKECNLNSKIWQDSISHFSSLLDKDDRSIRIATGEAIALIFEIRQVDKSSGEDKGSTDSSVQEGNNSRERYAYVHGLRGKILNQVRNLSVEAGGKGSTRKYLGSQRNLFRDIVEFLEDGYCPETSIKIGGDFINTSTWSQLIQLNFLKRFLGDGFPKHMQENELLQDIFEFTPKKKQVLGNDQTLTSGQKRMFKSPNSVYNKARTQFLNKQRQLSQDRNAGHFTVTGSEET, translated from the exons ATGGGTAAAC GTAGTAGTCGTGGTAAGAATGCTTCGATGtttgatagtgatgatgatggtaCTGGTAGTTCCTCATCGAATGCCGTGTCAGAACTGACGGTTTCGGAGAATGAAGACTTGGAAAGTAACGCGGACGCTGGTGGCAACAAAGTATTAGATGAATGTGTTGATGCTTTACATGAAAAGAG GGGATCTACAAGAGAGAAGGCCTTGTCTATGATTGTTGATGCTTTTACCAACAAACTACAGTATCAATTTGTGGAGAAAAA CTGTGTTACTTTACTTCATCCTTGCATCAATTCCATAAAAAAGGGATCAAGCAAAGAGACATCTCTAGCTTCACACGCCATTG GATTGCTGTCTCTGACGGTTGGTTGTGGGGATAGtgcagctgaaattttggaagAGTCGATTCCTACTCTTTCTCAAGCTCTAAAATCTGGTTTAGAATCAACTAAGATATCATCT GTATTGGACTGTTTAGCTATTGTCACTTTTGTTGGTGGAAATGATCCGGATGTGACTGAAAGATCAATGCAAATTATGTGGCAGataatccatccaaagttaggtCCCAAT GTGAGTGCGAGTAAAGCTACACCTGCTGTGCTGACAGCTGCAATATCTGCTTGGTCATTTCTTCTGACAACCGTGAAAGAATGTAATTTAAATTCTAAAATCTGGCAAGA CTCCATTTCTCACTTTTCAAGTCTACTAGACAAAGATGATCGATCTATTCGCATTGCTACTGGTGAAGCAATAGCTCTTATTTTTGAGATTAGACAAGTAGATAAATCATCTGGTGAAGACAAGGGTTCTACTGATAGCTCAGTTCAGGAAGGGAATAATTCCAGAGAAAGATATGCTTATGTACATGGATTGAGGGGGAAAATCCTAAATCAAGTGAGAAACCTCTCTGTGGAGGCAGGTGGTAAAGGTTCAACTAGGAAATATCTAGGCAGCCAACGTAACTTGTTTCGGGATATTGTTGAATTTCTTGAG GATGGTTATTGTCCAGAAACCTCAATAAAGATTGGTGGAGATTTTATAAACACATCAACATGGTCACAATTGATACAG TTGAATTTTTTGAAGCGTTTCCTGGGAGATGGCTTTCCCAAGCATATGCAA GAAAATGAGCTGCTCCAAGATATCTTTGAGTTCACGCCAAAGaaaaaacaagttttaggcaATGACCAGACTCTGACCAGTGGTCAAAAG